CAAAATCCCCGAACCGACGCGTCTGGCGCATGCGTTGTCGTACCGCACGGTATGACGTCGAGGTCACCTGCGGCGCGCTAAAACCGCAACCCCATCCGGACATTGATCGTGCGCGGCGTCAGGCGGGTCGGGACGCGGGTCCAGATGCCGTCGCTGCGCGGGATCCACGAATACGCCACGGTATTGACCATGTTGAACACGTTCAGGATCTCTCCCGTGATCTGGAGGGACACCGGGTTGCGAATCCCCCGATCCGCAATCACGACCTCCTTCGAGATCCCCATGTCGAACCGAAAATACCGCTGATAGCGGGCTGAAAACCGGTCGCCCGGCACCTGCGTCACGATATTGCCGATCCGCTCGCCCTCGATGGGGGGCGTATACGGCAAACCGCTGCCGAAAAGGGTGCGCAGATGCAGCTTCCAGGTCTCGTCGCCGGGGATGTAGTCGGCGATGTAGATCGAAACCGTGTGCCGCTGATCCGTCGGACGCGGGTTGCTGCCCTGTTTGAAGTCGTCCCGATACGCCGGCAGAAACCGCTCGCGCGACATCAAGAAGCTGTAGTTCGCCCAGCTCTCGAGCCCGGGCACGAACTCGCCGCGCACCTGGAGGTCGAGCCCGAACGCCTCCCCTTCCGCATCGTTTTCGCCGGAATACACGACCCGCACATTCTCGATGTCGTACGACACGATGTTCGTGAGGTCCTTGTAATACCCCTCGGCGCGGAGGTAGAGGCGCGACTGCGGCAGGAACCGCTCGATGCCGGCCACGAACTGGAGCGACCGCTGGGACCGCAGGTCCCGATTCAGGTTGTCCAGCAGATTGATCGCCGGATCCGGCTCGCCGCGCAGCTCGCGGTAGGTCGGCGCCTGATAATAGATGCCGGCCGAGGCGGTGAGCGTCGTCTGCTCCGAGGCCAGAAACCGGGCGGACAGCCGGGGGGAGACGGTCCACTCGCCGTTAAAATCGTAGTAGTCGGCCCGCAGCCCGCCCGTGAGCACGAGCCGGCCCGACTCCGGCAGCACGTCGATAGCGTCCTGGACATAGACGCCGCCCTGCCAGGCATCAAGCGCGGCGGCGCCGTCGAGGCTGTCGACCACGATGCGGACGACATCGCCCTCCTGCGAACGCCCGATCACGACCGATTTCTCGACCAGCTCATCGTCGAACCGGAGATTGCGCACCATGCCGCCGGCCTCGAGGGCATGGCGATCCAGCCCGAGGATCCAGCGGCTCTGCGCGGTCCACGTATCCACGCCGATCCGGTTGTTGGCCTCGTCCTCCGTCCGCGAAATGCCGGTCGCGAGAAACTCGGTGTTGTTGTTCGGATCGCTGCCGGGGTCGACCAGATAAAGCACCGCCGACCCGGAGATGTCGAAGCGCTCCTCCTCGATCGTCTTGAAGTAGGCGACATCGTGCATCGCCCGCAGCCGGCGGCCGATCTGGCTGTTGATGCGCGCACCCCCGAAACGGGTGGCATAGCCGTCCTTTTCTTCGCCGTTAAAATCCAGCCAGAGCGATTGCAGGTTCGAGGGGACGCGGGGATCCTGACTTACCGTCCCGAAAAACGTGCGCCGGTTGCTGGGATCGAGCCGGAAGACGTGATCCGCCCAGATGCCCATGGCCTCGATGTCGTGCCGGGGCGTCAGGCGGTAGGTGACGAAGGCCTGCACGTCGGTATAATCCGGCTGGTAGTTGCCTTTCAGCTCCTGGGTGCCGAAGAGGTAGCGGGCGCGCGCCTTGCGGAAGCCGGCGACCCAGCCCATGCGGCCGTTCAGCAGCGACGACGAGGCGGTGGCGGACGCGTCCAGCAGCGAGAGCGAGGCCGAGGCGGCGAACGGCTCGCTCGTCGGCCGGCGATACTGCACGTCGAGCGCCGACGACAGCTTGCCGCCGTAGCGGGCGGGAAAGCCGCCGGTGTAAAACGTCACCCGCTCGGCCATGTCGGCATTGAATAATCCCAGCCCCTCCTGCTCGCCCTGCCGCGGGCGAAACGGCATGTAGACCTCGAAACCGTTGAGGAAAATGAGGTTTTCGTTGAACCCGCCGCCACGGACCGAATACTGGCTCGACAGCTCGTTGTTGGTGACGACGCCCGGGACCACCTTGAGCGCCCGGAATCCATCCTTCAGCGGGGTGGGGATGTTCTGGATGGCGGCCGGATCGAGTTCGTAGACGCCGGCGTCCTGGTAATTCGCCGCCGCGTCCTCCACGGTGATGCCTTCCATTTCGAGGGTTTCATCGCGCAGGGATACATCGAGCGTGGCGACGCGGTCTCGAACCACCGTCACGGAATCCACCCGGGAGATGAAGCCGACGGAAGAGAAGCGCAGGGCGTAACGCCGGGCGGGGACGCGAAAATGGTAGTAGCCGGTTTCATCCGCGGCGGTGCCGTAGTTGGTGCCGTCGACCAGCACCGTAGCTCCAGGGATCGGCCGGCCCGACGACGCTTCGGTCACACGACCCTCCACCTCGCCCCAGTTCTGGGCGAATGCAGCGGGAACAGGACCAACGAGAAACAGACCCGTAAGAAATAGGAAGGCGAAGCGCATGATGCACTGCAACCGATTATAGACTGAACAGGAAAGGTGCGTGGTATCAGTCTACCGGGTTCCTGGTCTCCTGAGATGAGCGATACATGGGAAAGCCTCGAACGATGCATGGCACGGGACGTTCCGGGCCGGCAGGCTCGCTATGCTGTCATATCGGCCGATCCGCTCCCCAGAAAAGGAGATGACTTCACGCCGCCGTCAACGTGCCGCCCCGCGCCTGCCGGAGCGCTACGATGCGCGTGAGGGGATAAGGCGTGTCCGCGTCATCGCGTCGCCCGGGCGCCGCCGGCATCGTGTAGACGACGCAACGCGTCCATCGGGCAGGAGGGCGCTGACGTTCAATCTGGCGCCCCTCAATCGGGCGCCCTTCCATCCGGTTCAGCTCGATCCGATGCATGTCGTGCTCGCAAGTCTGTGTGAGGTCGGCCGGGGACCGCACGAACCGCCATCCATGCGCCCCCGGCCTTGTGCAACCATGATGGGACCAAGATAGAACCGGGTGGATGACACCTGTGTGTCACATGTGTTTTACATAGTTTTCAGCCGCGCGAAATTCTTCGACGGGATGCGGCCGGAAAACAAAAAACCCCGCTCGCAGGACACGAGCGGGGTGCAGGTATTCGGTCCAGGCCGGCTCAGTGTTCGGTAAACGTAGGCACCCTGCGGGACGCGGCCTGGCTGCGGTCGATGGCGGCCTTGAGTTCACGCGCCGAGAAGGGCTTGGCGAGGTAATCGTTCATGCCGGCGGCGAGGCAATTTTCGCGGTCGCTCGGCATCACGCGGGCGGTGAAGGCGATGATATAGGGATGCGCGTTGTCGCCCAGCTCCGACCGGATCTGCCGCGTGGCCGTCAGGCCATCGAGTTCGGGCATCCGGAGATCCATCAGCACGACGTCGTAGGAGGCATCCAGCACGGCGCGCACGGCGTCGGCGCCGTTGTGCACGACATCGACCCGATGCCCGAGGTCGCGCAGCATGTGATCCGCCAGCTTTTCGTTCGTGATTTCGTCTTCGGCCAGCAGGATACGCAGCGCGCCGTAGCCGCCGTCGCCGGATTCGGCCGGCGCCGAGACGGCCGGCCGCGAAGGCGCCACCTCACTCTTCTTGCGAAACACGCTGCGCAGGAGGCTGTGGAGGTGCGCCATGCTCACCGGCTTGAGCAGATAGACGGCGTCGACCTGCCCGCTCCGATCCTGCACGCTCCCGTCGTCCAGCACGATGAGCGGCAGTTCGGCGCTCGTACGGAGCTGACGGAGCTGCCGCGCAAAATCGTGGCTGGTGTAGATATCGTTCTTGAGGTCGACCACCACGGCGCCGAAACGTTCGCCGGCGTCGATCCACTTCAGCGCCTCCATCGCGCTGCCCGTATCCAGCACGGTCATGCCCCACGACTCGGCCTGCCGCTGGAAACGCTGGCGGCTGATGTCGTCGTCGTCCACCACGAGCACCTGCACACCTGCATCCATGACGTCTTGTGCCGGCGCTTCCTCGACGACGACCGGCTCCGCCGGCGGCACTTCCAGGACGGCGGTGACATGGAACACCGACCCGATGCCCGGTTCGCTCTCCACCCAGATGCGGCCATCCATCAACTCGGAGAGCCGGCGGCAGATCGCCAGACCGAGACCCGTGCCGCCGAATCGGCGGGTGGTGGACGCGTCGGCCTGCGTAAAGACCTCGAAAATTTCGCCCTGCGCCTCGCGGCCGATGCCGATGCCGGTGTCCCGCACGCTCAGGTGAAGCTGGACGTGATGATCATCCACCGTGGCGCCGGAAAGTTGTACGCTGACCTCGCCCTTCTCGGTGAACTTGAGCGCGTTGGAAAGCAGGTTGACGAGGATCTGGCTGAGACGCGTCTCGTCGCCGATGACCGTGTCCGGCACCAGGTTGTCCACCCGGCCCCGCAGTTCGAGCCCTTTTTCCACGGCGCGCGGGGCCATCAGCTCCACCACGCCCTTGATGAGGGTGCGCACCTGGAACGGTCGACGCTCCAGCTCCATGTGGCCCGACTCGATCTTCGAAAAATCCAGAATGTCGTTGAGCAGGTTGAGGAGGCGCTTCCCGTTGGCCTGGATCGTGTTCGCAAACTCGCGCTGCGTCTCGTCCAGCTCCGTATCGAGCAGGATATCCGCATACCCCAGGATGCCGCTCATCGGCGTCCGGATCTCGTGGCTCATGTTGGCGAGGAAGTCGCTCTTCGCGCGGGTCGCGGCGAGCGCTTCTTCGCGGGCTTCGCGGAGCTTGTCGACGGTCTGCGTAAGCTGCTGCTTCTGCTTCTCGAGCTTCGTCTTGGTGACCTCAAGATCGCGGGCGTAACGCACCAGCTTGTCCTGCGCCACCTTGAGCTTGGTGATATCGCGGCCTACCGACTGGAATTCGATCACATTCCCGTCGTCATCCAGAATCGGATGGTCCTGCCACAACTGCCATTCGATGCTGCCGTCTTCTCGCGCGAGCGGCAGCTCGTTTTGTACGGTCGTGGGGTCGACGATGAGGTTCGTGATGCGCTCGCGGGCCTCGGTGCGATGCGGTTCGGGGAACAGGCTGAGAAAACTCTTGCCGACGAGTTCTTCGTTGGTTTTCCCGAGGTACCGGCAATACGCCTCGTTGACGAACGTGAGCGTGGTATCCGGCAGGAAGTGGTAGACAAACTCGATCTGGTTCTCGACGACGGTGCGGTAGCGTTCCTCGCTGTGCCGCACCTCCTCTTCCATCTGCTTTTTGTCCGTGATATCGATGCAGGAACCGATGTAGCCGGCAAATTCGCCCGTGGCCGTATAGCGCGGCGACCCCGAATCCAGGATCCAGCGGTAGGTGTTGTCGGCGCGGAGGAGGCGGTATTCGACGGTGAACGGCTTCTGCAGGTCGAACGAGCTGCGATAGACCGACTGAAAGCGATGCAGATCGTCGGTATGCAGCGATTGCGTCCAGCCCATCCCGAGTTCATCGTGGAGCCGCCGGCCCGTGAATTCCAGCCAGATCTGGTTGAAGTACGTGTATTCCTGGTCGACGCCGGACATCCAGATGAGCGCGGGCACGGAGTCAGCGATCTGGCGGAAGTGCGCCTCTTTTTCGAGCAGCTCCTGCGTGATCTGTTCGACTTCGATGAGCTCCTGCTGGAGGTCGCGGTTCTCGCGGCTGAGCTTGGCGCGCTCGGTGCGGGTGCGGTCTTCGATGACGGTGTCGATCCGCTGCTGCTGCCGCGAGATCTGACCCATGAATCGCTTGACGCGGAGCGAGGCGAGCGTGAGGCTCCAGATCGCCCCCAGCGAAATGGCGCGGATGATCACATCGTAGAGAAAGCCGTCGTCACCCAGGGTAAGCAGAAAGCCGAGGACGGAAAGCGAGGAGCCCAGGATGGACAGGAGCAGCGTCTGGTGCCGGCTGTAGATCCAGAGGGTGGAGATGGTGACCAGGATGTAGGGAACCCCGCCGGAGACCCCGATGGACGAGGTGAGCTCCACGATAAAAAACACCGCCGACGCCACGATGCCCAGCAGGACCAGCCCGAATTCGCGCTTAGGGGAAGCTTTCATACGCGGTATTGTCAGATACTCGAAGATTCAGCAGCGGCTCCTGGGGGTAGCAGGAGATCATCGGGGGGCGATGAGTGCTTGAAGTCGGCGCCGAAACGGTAGCGCGAAGTAGTTCCAGGACGGTAACAGACCCGTCGCAGGCGGAAATTCTTGCCGGGCCACGGGCGGGCAAAGCCGCTGCGTGGAAAGCCGGCGGACGCGACTCGGGGGGTGGCGTCACGACGCGCGGACCGGTGGCTGACGCGCCCGCGCAGAATCCCGATAGAGTATACGGATCGACTATATCGTCTTTCCGGCCAAGCTGTGCTCGATGTGTCACAAAACTATGGCGTTGCAGACCCACCGGGATCGGTCTTTTCTCTACCGTCTTCCCGGAAATCGCCGACAACAGAATGTTAACATAAGATTTCTCTTAAGGTATCAGGACCTAATCCGATACCTCTGGTAGCACATCAAAAGAATGGACGGAGGTCACTACGGTGGGGTAGGACCTCCGTCCTGCACCTCTCAGAACAGACAGTGCGATACATTCGCCAGGGTGGGTAAACCTGTGCGCCAGTGGGTGGCGGCTGCGTTTGCTCGACTTCTGGGTGTATCGACGCGCGGCCGGTGAGCATAAGCCGGCCGGGGGAAGTTTTTTCCGTACCGGCCTTTACCGACCGTTCAGCACGAAAGCAGACCAGTAATAGGGGTCGGCCAGCCGGCCCTTCGATTGGATCAGACCCCGTTTTGCATCGCGCAGGGCCGCGGAGAGCGGCGCCTCGTCGAGCACCCGGCTATAGAACTGCGTCATGAGGCGCGCCGTGGCGGCGTCCTGCACATTCCAGAGCGACACGAGCACGTTCTGCGCGCCGGCGTAGAGGAAGCCGCGCGTAAGTCCGATGAGTCCTTCCCCCCGGATCTGCCGGCCCAGACCGGTCTCGCAGGCGCTCAACGTCACCAGCTCGGCATCGAGTTGCAGGTTATAGATCTCCGCCAGCTCCAGCACCCCGTCATATCCGCCCGTCGTGTCCGCCTGAAGCACGATGCCGGACCGCAGCGGATCATCCGCATTCACGAACGCATGCGTAGCCAGGTGAACGAAGCGATGATCCCTGAGCGCATCGCGAATCGTCGCCTCCGTCGCCTCGTCTTCCAGATACACATCGGTCTTCGCGCCGAACAGGTACCGCAGCACGCCGCGATCCTGGACGAAGAGCTGTTCGATGCTCTTGACTTCGTCGAACGTGGCGGGCAAAAAGCCCCGATTCACCTCGACGGGTGCGGCGCGGTCGCCGAGCAACAGGGCGCCTCGCGACCCGTCGAGCAGTCCGTTCGAAAAGACCGGCGCGTACCCCACAAAGTCCTTGCGCGGCGAAACGCGCTCGGCGCGGGTCTGGATGTACAGCGTCGCGGAGTAGGCATAGCTGATGGAATGGGATTCGATCAGATAGGGCAGGTCGCCGTAACCGACGGTGGTATCGACGGATGTCGTCAGCAGGGCTTCGAAGGGAAGCTGGCTCAGGTACGCATCCGGCACGATCACCAGATGTTTGCCGGCGACGATCGGCTCGACCGGGGCGATCAGCCGGTCGTACAGGGCACGCCCTTTTTCCAG
The Rhodothermales bacterium genome window above contains:
- a CDS encoding TonB-dependent receptor → MRFAFLFLTGLFLVGPVPAAFAQNWGEVEGRVTEASSGRPIPGATVLVDGTNYGTAADETGYYHFRVPARRYALRFSSVGFISRVDSVTVVRDRVATLDVSLRDETLEMEGITVEDAAANYQDAGVYELDPAAIQNIPTPLKDGFRALKVVPGVVTNNELSSQYSVRGGGFNENLIFLNGFEVYMPFRPRQGEQEGLGLFNADMAERVTFYTGGFPARYGGKLSSALDVQYRRPTSEPFAASASLSLLDASATASSSLLNGRMGWVAGFRKARARYLFGTQELKGNYQPDYTDVQAFVTYRLTPRHDIEAMGIWADHVFRLDPSNRRTFFGTVSQDPRVPSNLQSLWLDFNGEEKDGYATRFGGARINSQIGRRLRAMHDVAYFKTIEEERFDISGSAVLYLVDPGSDPNNNTEFLATGISRTEDEANNRIGVDTWTAQSRWILGLDRHALEAGGMVRNLRFDDELVEKSVVIGRSQEGDVVRIVVDSLDGAAALDAWQGGVYVQDAIDVLPESGRLVLTGGLRADYYDFNGEWTVSPRLSARFLASEQTTLTASAGIYYQAPTYRELRGEPDPAINLLDNLNRDLRSQRSLQFVAGIERFLPQSRLYLRAEGYYKDLTNIVSYDIENVRVVYSGENDAEGEAFGLDLQVRGEFVPGLESWANYSFLMSRERFLPAYRDDFKQGSNPRPTDQRHTVSIYIADYIPGDETWKLHLRTLFGSGLPYTPPIEGERIGNIVTQVPGDRFSARYQRYFRFDMGISKEVVIADRGIRNPVSLQITGEILNVFNMVNTVAYSWIPRSDGIWTRVPTRLTPRTINVRMGLRF
- a CDS encoding PAS domain S-box protein, yielding MKASPKREFGLVLLGIVASAVFFIVELTSSIGVSGGVPYILVTISTLWIYSRHQTLLLSILGSSLSVLGFLLTLGDDGFLYDVIIRAISLGAIWSLTLASLRVKRFMGQISRQQQRIDTVIEDRTRTERAKLSRENRDLQQELIEVEQITQELLEKEAHFRQIADSVPALIWMSGVDQEYTYFNQIWLEFTGRRLHDELGMGWTQSLHTDDLHRFQSVYRSSFDLQKPFTVEYRLLRADNTYRWILDSGSPRYTATGEFAGYIGSCIDITDKKQMEEEVRHSEERYRTVVENQIEFVYHFLPDTTLTFVNEAYCRYLGKTNEELVGKSFLSLFPEPHRTEARERITNLIVDPTTVQNELPLAREDGSIEWQLWQDHPILDDDGNVIEFQSVGRDITKLKVAQDKLVRYARDLEVTKTKLEKQKQQLTQTVDKLREAREEALAATRAKSDFLANMSHEIRTPMSGILGYADILLDTELDETQREFANTIQANGKRLLNLLNDILDFSKIESGHMELERRPFQVRTLIKGVVELMAPRAVEKGLELRGRVDNLVPDTVIGDETRLSQILVNLLSNALKFTEKGEVSVQLSGATVDDHHVQLHLSVRDTGIGIGREAQGEIFEVFTQADASTTRRFGGTGLGLAICRRLSELMDGRIWVESEPGIGSVFHVTAVLEVPPAEPVVVEEAPAQDVMDAGVQVLVVDDDDISRQRFQRQAESWGMTVLDTGSAMEALKWIDAGERFGAVVVDLKNDIYTSHDFARQLRQLRTSAELPLIVLDDGSVQDRSGQVDAVYLLKPVSMAHLHSLLRSVFRKKSEVAPSRPAVSAPAESGDGGYGALRILLAEDEITNEKLADHMLRDLGHRVDVVHNGADAVRAVLDASYDVVLMDLRMPELDGLTATRQIRSELGDNAHPYIIAFTARVMPSDRENCLAAGMNDYLAKPFSARELKAAIDRSQAASRRVPTFTEH